A region of Salirhabdus salicampi DNA encodes the following proteins:
- a CDS encoding DUF2294 domain-containing protein, with amino-acid sequence MNKYEAEFSNLVRSFRKKHMGKGPSKITTTFCKNWAICEMEGNLSPVERFIASAEEGKQVLRAARTEMVKDMYQKHPPEEMEEFLGSKFVDLFVDIDIDRDFGMSIFVFDDNIEEKFNK; translated from the coding sequence ATGAATAAGTACGAAGCAGAGTTTAGCAATCTTGTACGCTCCTTCAGGAAAAAGCATATGGGAAAAGGTCCTAGCAAAATCACAACAACCTTTTGTAAAAATTGGGCTATTTGTGAAATGGAGGGGAATCTTTCACCGGTTGAGAGGTTTATCGCTAGTGCTGAGGAAGGTAAGCAAGTCTTAAGGGCTGCACGAACCGAAATGGTGAAAGATATGTATCAAAAACATCCTCCTGAAGAAATGGAAGAATTTTTAGGTAGCAAGTTTGTAGATCTGTTTGTCGACATTGATATTGATCGTGACTTTGGGATGTCCATATTCGTTTTTGATGACAACATAGAAGAAAAATTTAATAAATAA
- a CDS encoding FdhF/YdeP family oxidoreductase — MGKTQHEGPIKISKKPAPEHWVSPIPFGLGKVKPKHIRDTMKIMWENKDNLNYAKNILTKGVCDGCALGVSGLQDQTLKGPHICTTRLNVLRLSTMPAMKEEVVHADVDELKKYSSKELRQLGRIPYPLIRRKGENKFSRISWDEAMDMIAEKMKKLDPKQYGFYLTSRGITNESYYVAAKVSRFLGTNHIDNASRICHSPSKTALKRSVGIGASSANYQDWIGSDVLVFWGSVASNSSPVSTKYMLAAKKKGTKIIVINPYKEPAMDKYWVPSNTESAIFGTKLADDFYQVNIGGDIALMHGVMKHWFEMEEQEEGSAINHTFVQEHVNGYEELKAKVQEQSWDELVKSSGISKERIIELSELLANSKNAVYAWALGLTMHSFATDNISQVANLALLRGHLGRKYNGLMPFRGHSSVQGSGEMGADPFVLPGGGWDDNNVDRIEKLWNFELPKWQGDIVGVSLENAVLPEDHDRKLKLYYMSGGNFLETMPNPDFIEKALSELDIRVHQDIIFNTSTLVDAKEAVIVLPAKTRYEQEGGGTSTSTERMVYFSPEIEGNKQEVEEARAEWKIYIDLAKRVKPETAHLVDFKDGQAIRDEIAKANPDYDGIQNLKKQGDVFQWGGAWLCEGGVCPTPDGRGNLIPIDIPKLEKPEGTFYITTRRGKQFNSMVYKETDPFNAAGRYDVLMNEEDAKELDIVNGEPIVVHNQHGTFQGKAHFADIARGNVGLHFPEGNFLIPKGIYDGPSGIPQYSVAVKVEKAERYNAQKDVHYYEKKVEDLEMAVD; from the coding sequence ATGGGGAAAACACAACATGAAGGCCCTATAAAAATATCAAAAAAACCAGCACCCGAGCATTGGGTAAGTCCAATTCCATTTGGATTAGGAAAGGTAAAACCGAAACATATTAGAGATACAATGAAGATCATGTGGGAAAATAAAGACAATCTAAATTATGCTAAAAACATTCTTACAAAAGGGGTTTGTGATGGTTGTGCCCTAGGTGTATCTGGACTTCAAGATCAAACACTAAAGGGACCTCACATTTGTACAACCCGTTTGAATGTATTACGCCTTAGTACAATGCCAGCAATGAAGGAAGAAGTTGTTCATGCTGATGTGGATGAGCTAAAGAAATATAGCAGTAAGGAACTACGCCAATTAGGCCGAATTCCATATCCTTTAATTCGTAGAAAAGGTGAAAATAAGTTTTCCCGCATTAGCTGGGACGAAGCAATGGATATGATTGCTGAAAAAATGAAAAAACTTGATCCTAAACAGTATGGATTCTATTTAACTTCCCGTGGAATTACAAATGAATCTTATTACGTAGCTGCGAAGGTTTCACGCTTTTTAGGGACAAATCATATTGATAATGCATCAAGAATTTGTCATTCACCATCTAAAACAGCGCTAAAACGTTCAGTAGGCATAGGTGCTAGTAGTGCCAACTATCAAGACTGGATTGGCAGTGACGTATTAGTATTTTGGGGTTCTGTAGCTTCAAACAGCTCACCTGTTTCTACGAAATATATGCTAGCAGCAAAGAAAAAGGGTACGAAAATTATTGTCATTAATCCATATAAAGAACCGGCAATGGATAAATACTGGGTGCCATCTAACACAGAATCAGCCATTTTTGGTACGAAGCTTGCAGATGACTTTTATCAAGTAAATATTGGTGGAGACATTGCGTTAATGCACGGAGTTATGAAACATTGGTTTGAAATGGAAGAACAAGAAGAGGGTTCTGCGATCAACCATACATTTGTTCAAGAGCATGTGAATGGTTATGAGGAACTAAAAGCGAAAGTTCAAGAACAATCTTGGGACGAGCTTGTAAAATCTTCTGGTATCTCAAAAGAGAGAATTATAGAGTTGTCTGAACTACTCGCTAATAGTAAAAACGCAGTATATGCATGGGCATTAGGATTAACAATGCATTCTTTTGCAACAGACAATATTTCTCAAGTGGCAAACCTAGCACTTCTTCGTGGTCACTTAGGTCGTAAGTATAATGGACTTATGCCATTCCGTGGTCACTCAAGCGTGCAAGGAAGCGGAGAAATGGGAGCAGACCCATTTGTACTACCTGGTGGAGGCTGGGATGACAACAATGTTGATAGAATCGAGAAATTATGGAACTTTGAACTACCAAAATGGCAAGGTGATATCGTCGGTGTCTCTCTTGAAAATGCAGTTCTACCAGAAGATCATGATAGAAAATTAAAACTTTACTACATGAGTGGTGGTAACTTCCTAGAAACAATGCCAAACCCAGACTTTATCGAAAAAGCGTTATCAGAATTAGATATTCGCGTACACCAAGATATTATTTTCAACACTTCAACATTAGTTGATGCGAAAGAAGCGGTAATCGTCCTTCCAGCTAAAACTCGTTATGAGCAAGAAGGTGGAGGTACATCTACTTCAACTGAACGTATGGTTTACTTCTCTCCTGAGATTGAAGGGAATAAACAAGAGGTTGAAGAAGCTCGTGCAGAGTGGAAAATCTATATTGACCTTGCTAAACGAGTAAAGCCTGAAACGGCTCATCTTGTCGATTTTAAAGATGGTCAAGCAATTCGTGACGAGATTGCAAAAGCGAATCCAGATTATGATGGGATTCAAAATTTAAAGAAACAAGGCGATGTATTCCAGTGGGGTGGAGCATGGTTATGTGAAGGCGGAGTGTGTCCAACACCAGATGGTAGAGGAAACTTAATTCCTATTGATATACCAAAGCTTGAAAAGCCAGAGGGTACATTCTATATTACAACCCGACGCGGAAAACAGTTTAACTCAATGGTATATAAAGAAACAGATCCATTTAACGCTGCTGGTCGTTATGATGTGTTAATGAACGAAGAGGACGCTAAAGAATTGGATATCGTAAATGGAGAGCCAATTGTTGTTCATAATCAGCATGGTACATTCCAAGGAAAAGCTCATTTCGCAGACATTGCGAGAGGAAATGTTGGTCTTCATTTCCCAGAAGGAAACTTCCTAATTCCAAAGGGAATTTACGATGGACCTTCAGGAATTCCACAATATAGTGTTGCGGTTAAAGTAGAAAAAGCCGAGCGATATAATGCACAGAAGGATGTTCATTATTACGAGAAAAAAGTTGAAGATTTAGAAATGGCTGTGGATTAA
- a CDS encoding MoeB/ThiF family adenylyltransferase: MKDRYSRQVLFRSIGEEGQKKIRKKHVMVIGSGALGTANAESLVRAGVGKLTIIDRDYVEFSNLQRQQLFAEQDVVDQIPKAVAAKRRLSDINSDVEIDAHVMDATGESLLPLLHEIDLVIDATDNFDIRFIMNDLLQKNEIPWIFGSCVSSTGMSYTVIPGHTPCINCLLHAAPLSGATCDSVGIISPAVQMVAAHQTTEALKLLVEDYEALRSRLVTFDLWNNRYQTIKVDRAKKENCPTCGIEPTFPHLQYESQTKTEVLCGRETVQIRAGREFNLDQLAERLKHLGQTKHNSFLVSLEYQSYRLVFFRDGRTLVHGTNSIEKAKSVYYKLIG, translated from the coding sequence GTGAAGGATCGATATTCCCGTCAAGTTTTGTTTCGGTCGATTGGTGAAGAAGGACAAAAGAAAATACGCAAAAAACATGTAATGGTGATAGGTTCTGGTGCGCTCGGAACGGCAAATGCTGAGAGTCTCGTTCGGGCTGGAGTCGGAAAACTAACGATAATAGACCGGGATTACGTGGAATTCAGTAATTTACAAAGGCAACAACTGTTTGCGGAACAGGATGTAGTGGACCAAATCCCTAAAGCAGTTGCTGCAAAAAGGAGATTAAGTGATATCAATTCAGATGTAGAAATTGATGCTCATGTAATGGATGCGACAGGAGAATCACTTCTTCCTTTATTACACGAAATAGATTTAGTAATTGATGCAACAGATAATTTTGATATTCGCTTTATTATGAATGATCTGCTTCAAAAAAACGAAATACCTTGGATATTTGGATCATGCGTGAGTAGTACAGGAATGAGTTACACAGTTATCCCTGGCCATACTCCATGCATAAACTGTTTATTACATGCTGCACCACTTTCTGGAGCAACATGTGATTCTGTTGGGATCATCTCCCCAGCTGTTCAAATGGTAGCAGCTCACCAAACGACAGAGGCGCTAAAATTACTTGTAGAAGATTACGAGGCATTACGCTCTCGTCTTGTCACATTTGATCTTTGGAACAATCGTTATCAAACAATTAAAGTAGATCGGGCAAAAAAAGAAAACTGTCCTACATGTGGTATCGAACCAACCTTTCCTCATTTACAATACGAATCTCAAACAAAAACTGAAGTATTATGTGGTAGAGAAACGGTCCAAATTCGTGCAGGACGGGAATTCAATTTAGATCAATTAGCAGAACGCTTAAAACATCTCGGTCAGACGAAACATAACTCCTTTTTAGTTTCTTTAGAATATCAATCTTATCGATTGGTGTTTTTTAGAGACGGTCGAACATTAGTGCATGGGACCAACTCAATAGAAAAAGCGAAAAGTGTGTATTATAAGCTTATTGGTTAA
- a CDS encoding molybdopterin molybdotransferase MoeA: MERRKPIKVTEALNRVMEFAFAGKTDNIPIEQALGRFLGEDLIADHDVPSFDRSPYDGFAIRAGDTEHGSRNHPIELEVVGEIGAGSVFTETVQPGQAVRIMTGAQIPDGCDAVVMLELTTEISKEGKDYIQLKRSFTSGDNISFKGEDTKKGTVLAPKGTYINPGVIALLATFGYKQVPVSRKPKIGVIATGSELLQIDEPLQPGKIRNSNAYMVCAQIERAGGIPVYFGQFSDDFETCYEQVIEAMDEVDFLITTGGVSVGDYDYLPAIYEKLEAKVLFNKVGMRPGSVTTVAEKDGKLLFGLSGNPSACYVGFELFTRPVIRTYLQCKHPYLRKETATLGANFPKPNPFDRFVRGHVTFEDGQLVVTPAGLDKSSAVTSLALANVLIVLPSGTRGYEKGMKVKAILLEDQEGH, translated from the coding sequence GTGGAAAGAAGAAAACCTATTAAAGTAACAGAGGCACTGAATCGTGTAATGGAATTTGCTTTCGCAGGAAAGACAGATAATATCCCGATTGAACAGGCACTTGGTCGCTTTTTAGGGGAAGATCTCATTGCGGATCATGATGTGCCGTCCTTTGACCGTTCACCTTATGATGGCTTTGCTATTAGAGCTGGAGATACAGAACATGGATCACGCAACCATCCAATTGAATTAGAGGTAGTAGGCGAAATTGGGGCAGGAAGCGTCTTTACAGAAACTGTACAACCAGGTCAAGCTGTACGAATTATGACAGGTGCCCAAATTCCCGACGGTTGTGACGCAGTTGTTATGTTGGAACTAACAACTGAAATCTCTAAAGAGGGTAAAGATTATATTCAACTAAAACGATCATTTACATCAGGCGATAACATTTCCTTTAAAGGGGAAGATACGAAAAAAGGGACAGTACTTGCCCCAAAAGGAACTTATATTAACCCAGGAGTTATTGCATTGCTAGCTACGTTTGGATATAAACAAGTACCTGTTAGTCGTAAGCCAAAGATTGGTGTAATTGCTACTGGAAGTGAACTACTTCAAATCGATGAACCGTTACAACCAGGAAAGATTCGCAATAGTAATGCTTATATGGTTTGTGCGCAAATCGAACGAGCAGGAGGAATACCGGTTTATTTCGGCCAATTTAGCGATGATTTCGAAACATGCTATGAACAAGTAATAGAGGCGATGGACGAGGTCGATTTTCTTATTACAACAGGCGGTGTTTCTGTTGGTGATTATGATTACTTACCTGCTATATATGAAAAATTAGAAGCAAAAGTATTATTTAATAAGGTAGGAATGCGGCCGGGAAGTGTAACCACGGTTGCTGAAAAAGATGGGAAACTCTTGTTTGGGTTATCTGGCAATCCATCAGCATGTTATGTCGGATTTGAATTGTTTACAAGACCTGTCATTCGCACCTATCTTCAATGTAAACATCCTTATTTGAGAAAAGAAACAGCAACGCTCGGGGCTAATTTTCCAAAACCGAACCCATTTGATCGATTTGTAAGAGGTCATGTAACCTTTGAGGATGGTCAGCTAGTTGTTACGCCTGCTGGCTTAGATAAGTCAAGTGCAGTAACATCACTTGCATTGGCCAATGTATTAATTGTTTTACCAAGTGGTACAAGGGGATATGAAAAAGGGATGAAAGTGAAAGCAATCCTGCTCGAGGATCAGGAAGGTCATTAA
- a CDS encoding molybdenum cofactor biosynthesis protein MoaE translates to MKEELFEIVEEPIQLQDLVAKVTRREAGAITTFIGTVREWTKGKRTIYLEYEAYKPMAVKMLNKIGDEIQAKWPNTKVAITHRVGRLDISDAAVMIAVSSPHRKAAYEANEYAINRIKQIVPIWKKEHWEDGETWIGDQLEQVPYPEGKPNIKDELS, encoded by the coding sequence GTGAAAGAGGAGCTTTTTGAAATTGTAGAGGAACCAATTCAACTCCAAGACTTAGTTGCAAAAGTAACAAGAAGAGAAGCTGGAGCTATTACAACTTTTATAGGAACAGTTCGTGAATGGACAAAAGGAAAAAGAACGATATATTTAGAATACGAAGCATATAAGCCTATGGCTGTAAAAATGCTGAATAAAATTGGTGATGAAATACAAGCGAAGTGGCCAAACACAAAAGTTGCTATTACTCATCGTGTCGGTCGATTAGATATTTCGGATGCAGCTGTCATGATTGCAGTATCATCACCACATCGTAAAGCGGCCTATGAGGCTAATGAATACGCTATTAATAGAATAAAACAAATTGTACCTATCTGGAAAAAAGAACATTGGGAAGATGGAGAAACGTGGATTGGGGACCAGTTAGAGCAAGTACCTTATCCAGAAGGAAAACCGAACATAAAGGATGAATTATCATGA
- the moaD gene encoding molybdopterin converting factor subunit 1, translated as MIKVLLFAHLQEEAGSNEVELELDGMTVSHLKRELQQRYQLSEMDQVMVAINEEYALDEDKVKNGDIVALIPPVSGG; from the coding sequence ATGATTAAGGTGTTACTATTTGCTCACTTACAAGAAGAAGCAGGAAGCAATGAAGTTGAATTAGAACTAGATGGGATGACTGTTAGTCATTTGAAAAGGGAACTTCAACAACGTTATCAGTTATCAGAAATGGATCAAGTGATGGTTGCAATTAATGAAGAGTATGCTCTTGACGAAGACAAGGTGAAAAACGGGGATATTGTAGCATTAATCCCGCCTGTAAGTGGTGGTTAA
- a CDS encoding MogA/MoaB family molybdenum cofactor biosynthesis protein: MLKQHRKKSPRSVKCAVVTVSDTRDKETDKSGKLLHELLEKDHHKVHFYKIIPDEKSEIVQTLNETITHSDIECVIVNGGTGIAKRDVTIEAVEPILDKELPGFGELFRYLSYELDIGSASILSRAIAGVANNTAVFSIPGSSGAVKLAMEKLISPELGHIVMEINKDL; the protein is encoded by the coding sequence ATGTTAAAACAGCATCGAAAAAAATCTCCTAGAAGTGTGAAATGTGCAGTAGTAACGGTTAGTGACACGAGAGACAAAGAAACAGACAAAAGTGGTAAACTTTTGCATGAGCTTTTGGAAAAGGATCATCATAAGGTCCATTTTTATAAAATTATTCCCGATGAAAAAAGTGAAATTGTACAAACTTTGAACGAGACAATAACTCATTCAGACATTGAATGTGTTATTGTAAATGGTGGCACCGGCATAGCGAAGAGGGATGTAACGATTGAAGCTGTAGAACCGATATTGGATAAAGAATTACCAGGGTTTGGGGAGTTGTTCCGGTATTTAAGTTATGAACTTGATATCGGATCTGCGAGTATTTTATCCAGAGCAATAGCTGGTGTTGCAAATAATACGGCGGTCTTTTCTATTCCTGGCTCTTCTGGGGCGGTGAAACTAGCTATGGAAAAGTTGATTTCTCCAGAACTAGGTCACATTGTAATGGAGATAAATAAAGATTTATAA
- the modA gene encoding molybdate ABC transporter substrate-binding protein has translation MKNFINVFLLLSLLFLTGCTNEKPTKITVSAASSMTESLMKLKDRFEADHPNITITYNFGGTGSLRKQIEQGAPVDLFFLASKDDYKQLEEGKYIHHGTLIFENQLVIVNNKEVDVNNFADFLHSSDGKVAIGSPEAVPAGTYAKQALQSLEVWDQLVENRIVFTKNVSHVLTLVEKGAVDVGIAYYSDATPSDVNILETIDYRMHEPIEYYLAIIANNIGNEEAVNTFYEYALNDKSLELYKDYGFQTDGRMGES, from the coding sequence ATGAAAAATTTCATAAACGTATTTCTATTACTTAGCTTGCTTTTCCTTACAGGTTGTACTAATGAAAAGCCTACGAAAATAACAGTGTCGGCAGCTTCCAGTATGACAGAAAGTTTAATGAAATTGAAAGACAGGTTTGAAGCAGACCATCCAAATATTACGATTACGTATAACTTTGGTGGTACAGGTTCTTTGCGGAAGCAAATTGAACAAGGTGCACCAGTAGACTTATTCTTTCTGGCATCCAAAGACGATTATAAACAGCTCGAGGAAGGAAAATATATTCATCATGGAACGCTTATTTTTGAAAATCAGTTGGTCATCGTCAACAATAAAGAAGTCGATGTAAATAATTTTGCGGATTTTTTACATTCTTCTGACGGAAAAGTAGCGATTGGTTCCCCTGAAGCAGTACCTGCTGGAACATATGCGAAACAAGCGTTACAGTCATTAGAAGTGTGGGATCAATTAGTAGAAAATCGAATCGTTTTCACGAAAAATGTTTCCCATGTTCTCACACTTGTGGAGAAAGGGGCAGTTGACGTCGGTATTGCTTATTATAGTGACGCGACGCCATCCGATGTGAACATCCTGGAAACAATTGACTACCGCATGCATGAACCGATTGAATATTACTTAGCAATAATAGCTAACAATATCGGGAATGAAGAAGCTGTGAACACATTCTACGAATACGCTCTAAATGATAAGAGTTTGGAACTGTATAAAGATTACGGTTTTCAGACGGATGGAAGAATGGGGGAATCATAA
- the modB gene encoding molybdate ABC transporter permease subunit, protein MEWSWFPVQLSLIVATIATFITLLCGVIIAHVMVTKRFKGKAFVETVIFLPLVLPPTVIGFLLIMVFGKNSPIGNMIEWVTGRSVLFTSTAAVIAATVVAFPLMYQSVKTGMLSVDRNVIGAAKVDGATSWKLLILITLPLSLRSLITGVILSFTRGFGEFGATLMFAGNIPGSTQTIPTAIYLALETGHTGIAWNYVVISIVFSFFLLFSINRTKGMLQ, encoded by the coding sequence ATGGAATGGTCATGGTTCCCGGTTCAATTATCTCTAATTGTTGCTACTATCGCTACCTTTATTACGTTATTGTGTGGGGTAATAATTGCTCATGTTATGGTTACTAAACGGTTCAAAGGAAAGGCGTTTGTTGAAACGGTTATTTTCTTGCCACTTGTTCTACCCCCTACGGTGATTGGATTTCTATTGATCATGGTATTTGGAAAGAATAGTCCAATCGGCAACATGATAGAATGGGTTACTGGTAGAAGTGTACTATTTACATCTACAGCTGCAGTTATTGCCGCTACTGTTGTAGCTTTCCCATTAATGTATCAATCCGTAAAAACGGGGATGTTATCGGTTGATCGGAATGTGATCGGTGCTGCGAAGGTGGATGGTGCTACTAGCTGGAAGCTTCTAATATTGATTACACTTCCACTCTCTCTTCGCTCACTTATAACCGGGGTTATTTTAAGTTTTACGAGAGGGTTTGGCGAATTTGGTGCAACACTTATGTTTGCTGGAAATATCCCTGGTAGTACTCAAACGATACCAACAGCCATTTACCTTGCACTAGAAACCGGTCATACGGGGATTGCTTGGAATTATGTTGTCATAAGTATTGTGTTTTCCTTTTTCCTTTTATTTTCCATTAATCGGACAAAAGGAATGTTACAATAA
- the moaC gene encoding cyclic pyranopterin monophosphate synthase MoaC: MGNFTHFNDQGRAKMVDISDKKESARKAIARSSVIMNKDVYENITLQKNKKGDVLAVSQVAGIMGAKQTSSVIPMCHPIPISGVDLSFEWASLDDNQYELIIEAEVKTKGSTGVEMEALTAASVTALTVYDMCKAVDKGMIIGQTYLLQKSGGKNGDYIRFKEDTDL; encoded by the coding sequence TTGGGTAATTTCACACACTTCAATGATCAAGGTAGAGCAAAGATGGTTGATATAAGCGATAAAAAAGAAAGTGCTCGAAAAGCTATAGCACGTTCTAGCGTAATTATGAATAAGGACGTTTATGAAAACATCACTCTTCAAAAAAATAAAAAAGGGGATGTATTAGCTGTTTCTCAAGTAGCTGGAATTATGGGTGCTAAACAAACGTCTTCAGTTATCCCTATGTGTCACCCGATTCCGATTAGTGGCGTTGATCTTTCCTTTGAGTGGGCTTCCTTAGATGATAATCAATACGAGTTAATTATTGAAGCTGAAGTGAAGACGAAAGGAAGTACGGGTGTAGAAATGGAAGCTTTAACTGCTGCCTCTGTTACTGCTTTAACTGTATACGATATGTGTAAAGCTGTTGACAAAGGAATGATTATCGGACAAACGTACTTGCTTCAAAAAAGTGGTGGAAAGAATGGCGACTATATCCGTTTTAAAGAGGACACTGATTTATAA
- the mobB gene encoding molybdopterin-guanine dinucleotide biosynthesis protein B codes for MLIFQVVGYKNSGKTTYISEWISYFTEKGLNVATLKHHGHGGIPKFVENTDTAKHAQAGAVMTGVEGDGSFQLSIKQQSWNMDQLLAFYRMMDIDLLILEGFKEYDFPKIVLIRDELDLPLLNRVTNVEAVITTIQLDKTDDHCPIFKPTDTEKIKEWLAEHLLSQ; via the coding sequence ATGTTAATTTTTCAAGTTGTTGGTTATAAAAATAGTGGAAAAACTACGTACATAAGTGAGTGGATTTCATATTTTACCGAAAAAGGCTTAAACGTAGCAACATTAAAACACCATGGTCATGGCGGAATACCCAAATTTGTTGAAAATACAGATACCGCAAAGCATGCGCAGGCAGGAGCTGTTATGACAGGTGTTGAAGGAGATGGGTCATTTCAGTTATCCATTAAACAACAATCATGGAACATGGATCAACTTTTAGCATTTTATCGTATGATGGATATTGATTTGCTTATATTAGAAGGATTTAAGGAATATGATTTTCCTAAAATCGTCTTAATTAGAGATGAACTGGACCTACCTTTATTAAACCGAGTAACCAATGTGGAAGCGGTGATTACAACAATTCAATTAGATAAAACAGATGATCATTGCCCTATTTTTAAACCAACTGATACTGAAAAAATAAAGGAATGGCTTGCTGAACATTTATTGTCGCAGTAA
- the mobA gene encoding molybdenum cofactor guanylyltransferase: protein MPNQITGIVLAGGESRRFGSPKAFATRNGIPFYQYSINTLAPYCHSIVFVTRPEFHNQFSFEDDSITVINDVAKFQGQGPLAGIYSAIEEVSAEWYIVLPVDVPFIEQWVIEKLIYNIEDNINAVVPIVGEKQQPLIACYHHSVHKQIAENLTNEKLSLQQLFDHIRVKYIQLNNELPFRNINRPEDL, encoded by the coding sequence ATGCCAAATCAAATTACCGGGATTGTCCTTGCAGGCGGGGAGTCTCGACGTTTTGGGTCTCCAAAAGCATTTGCAACAAGGAATGGGATTCCGTTTTACCAATATTCTATAAACACGTTAGCCCCGTATTGCCATTCTATTGTATTTGTAACCCGACCTGAATTTCATAATCAGTTTTCGTTTGAAGATGATTCAATTACTGTAATCAATGACGTAGCAAAATTTCAGGGACAGGGCCCTTTAGCCGGTATTTATTCTGCAATAGAGGAAGTCTCTGCTGAATGGTATATTGTACTACCAGTAGACGTTCCGTTTATTGAACAATGGGTAATAGAGAAACTAATTTATAATATTGAAGATAACATTAATGCAGTGGTCCCGATTGTCGGGGAGAAACAGCAGCCTCTCATTGCCTGTTATCATCATTCCGTTCACAAGCAAATTGCTGAAAATTTAACAAATGAAAAACTATCGTTACAACAGCTATTTGACCACATCCGCGTAAAGTATATACAACTGAATAATGAATTACCATTCCGGAATATTAATAGGCCAGAGGATTTGTAA
- a CDS encoding YndM family protein, which translates to MRHFIALAIKFVSSLVLLWFILGGLYGLTFGNIFTIALVLGLVSYILGDLIILRLTNNTVATIADFGLALLVIWIMSEALTPIEGLFTQSLIAAAGLTIFEYFFHKYVHNNVLKNTGNGVDQPTGNLRYQVESAEELTDMHRHDDENK; encoded by the coding sequence ATGAGACATTTCATTGCACTTGCAATAAAATTCGTGTCCTCATTAGTGTTATTATGGTTCATTTTAGGAGGTCTTTATGGTTTAACATTTGGCAATATCTTCACTATTGCATTGGTTTTAGGTCTAGTCTCATACATCCTAGGAGATCTCATCATTTTACGTTTAACGAACAACACAGTTGCAACAATTGCTGATTTCGGATTAGCTTTACTTGTAATTTGGATTATGAGTGAGGCTTTAACCCCTATTGAAGGACTGTTTACACAATCACTTATTGCCGCCGCAGGATTAACAATCTTTGAATACTTCTTCCATAAGTACGTCCATAACAATGTATTGAAAAATACCGGTAACGGTGTGGACCAACCTACCGGAAACCTTCGTTATCAAGTTGAAAGTGCGGAGGAACTAACAGATATGCATCGACATGATGACGAAAATAAGTAA